The following are encoded together in the Streptomyces sp. NBC_01717 genome:
- a CDS encoding aminotransferase class I/II-fold pyridoxal phosphate-dependent enzyme, which translates to MTKHRTDDAYTNSIESPTYQSASYYFSNAEHVKAGLHDRSVPAGRYGRYSNPTWIEVESKLSELSGAESSLVFASGMAAHVTAFLALLQEGDEVVLPSESYRQVRNVFHHILPKFGVKVHEFSIRDPEKFIENVAALHGRIKLVHLEMPSSPHMFLIDVARVRAVVDPDVILTLDSSFSPPPNFYALQWGVDLVLFSATKYLSGHGDIVAGVASGREELIEKLRWYRDTTGPITDGNTAFLLRRSLYTLQLRMERVNAMGLEVARYLEDHSSVDRVYYNGLESHPHFKLAQQYLNGFGGVITFELKMTEEQTAEVVDRLRVPFMASNFGAPHTLVEQSTFFTYFEYSEEELKSIGVPRGTVRLSLGYHNDVADIIKDLDQALAHVQGAPAS; encoded by the coding sequence ATGACCAAGCATCGCACCGACGACGCTTACACCAACAGCATCGAGTCGCCGACCTACCAGAGCGCTTCGTACTACTTCAGCAATGCGGAGCACGTGAAGGCGGGGCTGCACGACAGGTCCGTGCCCGCAGGACGGTACGGACGCTATTCCAACCCCACCTGGATAGAGGTGGAGAGCAAACTCAGCGAGCTGAGCGGGGCGGAGAGCTCACTCGTGTTCGCCTCCGGCATGGCCGCGCACGTCACGGCCTTCCTGGCGCTGCTACAGGAGGGCGACGAGGTGGTGCTGCCGTCCGAGTCGTACCGGCAGGTCCGCAATGTCTTCCACCACATCCTGCCGAAGTTCGGCGTGAAGGTGCACGAGTTCTCGATCCGGGATCCCGAGAAGTTCATCGAGAACGTCGCGGCCCTGCACGGGCGGATCAAGCTCGTGCACCTGGAGATGCCATCGTCCCCGCATATGTTCCTGATCGACGTCGCGCGCGTTCGTGCCGTCGTCGACCCGGACGTGATCCTGACCTTGGACAGCTCCTTCTCCCCGCCGCCGAACTTCTACGCCCTGCAGTGGGGTGTGGATCTGGTGCTCTTCAGCGCCACCAAGTACCTCAGCGGACACGGCGACATCGTGGCCGGCGTCGCCTCCGGGCGCGAGGAACTCATCGAGAAGCTCCGCTGGTACCGCGACACCACCGGTCCGATCACCGACGGCAATACGGCCTTCCTGCTGCGCCGCAGCCTCTACACCCTGCAGCTGCGCATGGAACGCGTGAACGCGATGGGACTTGAGGTCGCCCGGTATCTGGAGGACCACTCCAGCGTGGACCGCGTCTACTACAACGGTCTGGAGAGCCACCCGCACTTCAAGCTTGCCCAGCAGTACCTCAACGGCTTCGGCGGTGTGATCACCTTCGAACTGAAGATGACTGAGGAGCAGACCGCCGAGGTCGTCGATCGGTTGCGCGTGCCGTTCATGGCCTCCAACTTCGGAGCCCCGCACACGCTGGTCGAGCAGAGCACGTTCTTCACCTATTTCGAGTACTCGGAAGAGGAGTTGAAGAGCATCGGGGTCCCCCGCGGCACGGTGCGGCTCTCGCTCGGCTACCACAACGACGTCGCGGACATCATCAAGGACCTTGACCAGGCCCTCGCCCACGTCCAGGGGGCGCCCGCGTCCTGA
- a CDS encoding iron-containing redox enzyme family protein, which produces MSTAETEIQTDINHKRVLDLAESVYRHPALNNAFYDLWLGTELPAEKVEIVARNFFAQVAPTVNRLALVFLRMSPDDLVARSETIENLNDEMGNGDPSKVHTVLLKNFFSALLSRIQSRHVAFDDIDPTVLPATQRVIDAGARLFGHENVKIGCGALLAQEWHAYAQLVYLYEGSRNYMRHFELEEFHEHCEFFYLHIGAAEKEHKLHAVSSSAALCTTEEDLEALEYGFTSYLNLLAQFWQELAVAAGPSVTAA; this is translated from the coding sequence ATGTCTACCGCGGAAACCGAGATCCAGACCGACATCAACCACAAGCGCGTGCTGGACCTCGCCGAGTCTGTCTACCGCCACCCAGCGCTGAACAACGCCTTCTACGACCTGTGGCTCGGCACCGAGCTGCCCGCGGAGAAAGTGGAGATCGTCGCGCGCAACTTCTTCGCCCAGGTCGCCCCCACCGTCAACCGGCTTGCCCTGGTCTTCCTGCGGATGTCCCCGGACGACCTGGTGGCACGCTCCGAGACGATTGAGAACTTGAACGACGAGATGGGCAACGGTGACCCCTCGAAGGTGCACACCGTGCTCCTCAAGAACTTCTTCTCGGCTCTGCTCTCCCGAATCCAGAGCCGCCACGTCGCGTTCGACGACATCGACCCGACGGTCCTGCCCGCCACACAGCGCGTGATCGACGCAGGTGCCCGGCTCTTCGGCCACGAGAACGTCAAGATCGGCTGCGGGGCGCTGCTGGCGCAGGAATGGCACGCCTACGCCCAGCTCGTCTATCTCTACGAGGGGTCGCGCAACTACATGCGCCACTTCGAGCTGGAGGAGTTCCACGAGCACTGCGAGTTCTTCTACCTCCACATCGGCGCGGCGGAGAAGGAGCACAAGTTGCACGCCGTCTCCAGCTCCGCCGCTTTGTGCACGACTGAGGAGGACCTGGAGGCCCTGGAGTACGGGTTCACCAGCTATCTGAACCTGCTTGCCCAGTTCTGGCAGGAGCTGGCTGTCGCCGCTGGCCCGTCCGTCACCGCGGCCTGA
- a CDS encoding ATP-grasp domain-containing protein, producing the protein MTAVPRAVVVIVDPLRAGIKLAQLFNGLGYRCAAVLSEESDSEFWRASFRPQDFLLTLQEAHGFDTLVQALGAHEVACLLPGGESGVDLADRLTPYFPSVPGLNPAMAHGRRDKYFMAELLTARGIAAIPHCRTGDVETALAWYRNRGVSHVVVKPLAGTSAEGVHFCASQRDVRDAFAELLGTVSLFGRRNSELLIQTDISRGGGVEFTVNSVSSRGRHHVTDVWRMRRRMVDTTAVCVYSELVHPDEDEYKVLDAYTRGVLDALGIDNGSAHSEIMLTSGGPVLIETGARIEGACDPGAALTLCGRSQNSLLPQSYLDPPAFEHAIAGPRPSPALYARHVYLLSPVKGKVIRAPDLARIRALPTFYGMDTTLDSVAVLERTVNLATCPGNLYLVSPSRERIEEDYAALRDLETSLYAAMLTD; encoded by the coding sequence ATGACCGCCGTCCCCCGCGCAGTTGTGGTGATCGTCGATCCCTTGCGCGCAGGTATCAAACTCGCCCAGCTGTTCAACGGACTCGGCTACCGGTGCGCGGCCGTGCTGAGCGAGGAGAGCGACTCGGAATTCTGGCGCGCGTCCTTCCGCCCGCAGGATTTCCTGCTCACCCTCCAGGAGGCGCACGGCTTCGACACCCTCGTCCAGGCCCTGGGTGCCCACGAGGTGGCGTGTCTGCTGCCCGGCGGCGAGTCCGGCGTCGACCTTGCCGACAGGCTGACGCCGTACTTCCCGAGTGTTCCGGGGTTGAATCCCGCGATGGCACACGGGCGGCGCGACAAGTACTTCATGGCTGAACTGCTGACGGCCCGTGGTATCGCCGCGATCCCGCACTGCAGGACCGGGGACGTCGAGACCGCTCTGGCGTGGTACCGCAACCGGGGCGTGAGCCATGTCGTGGTCAAGCCGCTAGCGGGGACCTCGGCCGAGGGCGTGCACTTCTGTGCGTCGCAAAGGGATGTGCGAGATGCCTTCGCAGAACTCCTTGGCACCGTCAGTCTGTTTGGCAGGCGGAACAGTGAACTGCTGATCCAGACCGACATCTCTCGCGGCGGCGGCGTGGAGTTCACGGTCAACTCGGTCAGCTCGCGCGGACGCCACCACGTCACGGACGTCTGGCGGATGCGGCGGCGCATGGTCGACACCACCGCGGTCTGCGTCTACTCCGAGCTGGTGCACCCCGACGAGGACGAGTACAAGGTGCTCGACGCCTATACCCGGGGCGTGCTCGACGCACTCGGCATCGACAACGGCTCCGCGCACAGTGAGATCATGCTGACCTCCGGCGGACCGGTCCTGATCGAGACGGGCGCACGCATCGAGGGAGCCTGCGACCCCGGTGCCGCTCTGACCCTGTGCGGCCGGAGCCAGAACTCGCTGCTGCCGCAGAGCTATTTGGACCCGCCGGCCTTCGAGCACGCGATCGCCGGGCCCCGGCCCAGCCCCGCTCTGTACGCGCGCCACGTCTATCTGCTCAGCCCGGTGAAGGGCAAGGTCATCCGCGCACCCGACCTGGCTCGGATCCGCGCCCTGCCCACGTTCTACGGCATGGACACCACGCTGGACTCCGTCGCTGTCCTGGAGCGCACCGTCAACCTGGCTACCTGCCCGGGCAATCTCTACCTCGTCTCGCCCAGCCGGGAGCGCATTGAGGAGGACTACGCCGCGCTGCGGGACCTCGAGACCAGCCTCTATGCGGCCATGCTCACCGACTAG
- a CDS encoding nitroreductase family protein yields MLTDQSAPNDEELAYLLQDTATAPDYGQMRPWRWILVHGDQQWILAARRAADDPDTATRRSCVR; encoded by the coding sequence GTGCTGACGGATCAGAGTGCACCGAACGACGAGGAGCTCGCCTACCTCCTCCAGGATACGGCGACCGCTCCAGACTACGGCCAGATGCGCCCGTGGCGCTGGATCCTGGTCCATGGAGACCAGCAGTGGATTCTCGCGGCGCGCCGGGCCGCGGACGACCCGGACACCGCCACAAGGAGATCCTGCGTTCGATGA
- a CDS encoding MFS transporter, whose protein sequence is MKRYALVLKVPGVWQTIALSWLVKLPVISIPIVLALQVSLGLGRGLGSAGLVTGAWMLGAMAGAPLLGLAMDRHGLRLVLLVGAVAQGAFWGVAAVLPYPVLVAAAFLSGLLLIPGSTVVRLVISAQVTAEHQQTGFALDSMTSQLSYLVGPGLGAVLATQLSPSLATRLLGCVLVLASVSLAIQVPSAVTGGSRQRGARADSGSGPNCGLLALLACTFAAGAVSSGFEISLLAVLRAEGDVAWVGLLIAMCGAYAVAGGFLFGMLRFPVLPWSPVLLLGLVTWPLGLVTDWRVLLIAAMPAAMLSAASFAATASALGRGRPARTRGRTMGYYGSALAGGNALGAPLAGLGIGWAGRPGTGFVIVGTFSVAVAAASRLVLLRSPAGTDPDDQLPTDPEAPSPATHIRTDLAQEG, encoded by the coding sequence ATGAAGCGGTACGCGTTGGTGCTGAAGGTGCCGGGGGTGTGGCAGACGATCGCCCTCAGCTGGTTGGTCAAGCTGCCCGTGATCTCGATACCCATCGTTCTCGCCCTTCAGGTGTCGCTGGGGCTGGGGCGCGGGCTGGGCTCCGCAGGACTCGTGACGGGCGCCTGGATGCTCGGGGCGATGGCCGGAGCACCACTGCTCGGCCTTGCCATGGACCGCCATGGGCTACGCCTTGTGCTGCTCGTCGGCGCGGTGGCCCAGGGCGCGTTCTGGGGGGTGGCGGCCGTACTTCCCTATCCTGTGCTGGTCGCCGCCGCGTTCCTGTCCGGCCTGCTATTGATCCCGGGCTCCACCGTCGTCCGTCTGGTGATCTCCGCCCAGGTGACCGCGGAGCACCAGCAGACGGGTTTCGCCCTCGACTCGATGACCAGCCAGCTGTCGTATCTGGTCGGACCGGGCTTGGGGGCCGTACTGGCGACACAGTTGTCCCCCTCTCTCGCCACCCGGCTGCTCGGGTGCGTGCTCGTCCTCGCGTCGGTGTCCCTCGCGATCCAAGTGCCCAGTGCGGTGACGGGCGGCAGTCGGCAGCGGGGCGCGAGAGCCGACAGCGGAAGCGGCCCGAACTGCGGGCTGCTGGCCCTCCTGGCCTGCACCTTCGCCGCCGGTGCGGTGTCCTCCGGATTCGAGATCTCGCTCCTGGCGGTGTTGCGCGCTGAGGGGGACGTAGCGTGGGTCGGGCTGCTGATCGCGATGTGTGGAGCGTACGCGGTGGCTGGCGGCTTCCTTTTCGGCATGCTCCGCTTCCCCGTACTTCCGTGGTCCCCGGTGTTGCTGCTCGGCCTCGTCACCTGGCCGCTAGGGCTCGTCACGGACTGGCGGGTCCTGCTGATCGCGGCCATGCCGGCGGCCATGCTCTCCGCGGCCTCCTTCGCGGCCACCGCGTCGGCCTTAGGCCGGGGCCGGCCGGCGCGGACACGGGGCCGGACGATGGGCTATTACGGCTCCGCGCTCGCCGGGGGCAACGCGCTGGGGGCCCCGCTGGCGGGACTGGGCATCGGCTGGGCCGGCCGGCCGGGCACCGGATTCGTGATCGTCGGCACCTTCTCGGTCGCCGTGGCGGCCGCCAGCCGGCTCGTACTGCTGCGCTCGCCCGCCGGGACGGACCCGGACGACCAGCTCCCGACCGACCCAGAAGCCCCTTCCCCTGCGACCCACATCAGAACCGACCTCGCTCAGGAAGGCTGA
- a CDS encoding ATP-grasp domain-containing protein: MSQPPVVAIVDSYALSKTLADEFLKQGAALVRVQSTIEVPAAYRGPFDLSEYAENIVHHGDLDATARAVAAHHPVAVVAGGEIGVELADALSERLGLPTNGSALSTARRDKYVMIETIKRAGVPGARQLLAGSGDEVARWHEELGGRIVLKPLRSAAGNGVFFCNTPEESTAAFAQIAGHSNVFSERNSGAVAQEYLRGTEYMVNTASRDGVHRICEIWRTTRIAANGVADLSDTVYLMPRKGAAQEVLTAYAARVLDALGIAHGPAHVEIKLTAAGPRLVEAGARICGANLPYYAQIAHGRSQLDWTAEAYLRPEYFLARHQDQEAEGQFCAFVGLISPVSGTLAQYRGLEELRDLESFADVRVHVQPGGRISRTVDDLTYPAVVVLMHESEETVLRDANTIRYLDGPSFYDVAPDDEATAPA; the protein is encoded by the coding sequence ATGTCACAACCCCCCGTCGTCGCCATCGTCGACTCCTACGCTCTGTCGAAGACTCTCGCGGACGAATTCTTGAAGCAGGGGGCCGCGCTGGTCCGGGTGCAGAGCACCATCGAGGTGCCGGCCGCATACCGAGGACCGTTCGATCTATCGGAGTACGCCGAGAACATCGTCCACCACGGCGATCTGGACGCCACCGCGCGGGCCGTCGCGGCGCACCACCCGGTGGCCGTCGTCGCGGGCGGGGAGATCGGCGTCGAGCTGGCGGACGCCCTCAGCGAACGGCTGGGCCTTCCCACGAACGGCTCCGCGCTGAGCACCGCCCGGCGCGACAAGTACGTCATGATCGAGACGATCAAGCGGGCCGGGGTACCGGGGGCGCGGCAATTACTGGCTGGGTCCGGGGACGAAGTCGCCCGCTGGCACGAGGAGCTGGGCGGCCGAATCGTCCTCAAGCCGCTGCGCAGTGCAGCGGGCAACGGGGTGTTCTTCTGTAATACCCCTGAGGAGTCCACCGCTGCCTTTGCCCAGATAGCCGGCCACAGCAACGTCTTCTCTGAGCGCAACAGCGGGGCCGTTGCGCAGGAATACCTCCGCGGCACCGAGTACATGGTCAACACCGCGAGCCGGGACGGAGTGCACCGGATCTGTGAAATCTGGCGTACGACGCGCATCGCCGCCAACGGTGTGGCGGACCTGTCGGACACCGTGTACCTCATGCCCCGCAAGGGCGCCGCCCAGGAGGTGCTGACGGCCTACGCCGCGCGTGTGCTCGACGCCCTCGGCATCGCGCACGGTCCCGCTCACGTCGAGATCAAGCTGACGGCCGCGGGACCCCGGCTCGTGGAGGCGGGAGCGCGCATCTGCGGCGCCAATCTGCCGTACTACGCGCAGATCGCACACGGCAGGTCCCAACTGGACTGGACCGCCGAGGCCTATCTGCGTCCCGAGTACTTTCTGGCCCGTCATCAGGACCAGGAGGCCGAGGGGCAGTTCTGCGCGTTTGTCGGCCTGATCTCCCCCGTCTCCGGAACGCTGGCCCAGTACCGCGGACTTGAGGAGTTGCGGGACCTGGAGAGCTTTGCCGACGTGAGGGTGCACGTCCAGCCGGGCGGTCGTATCTCACGCACGGTCGATGACCTCACCTACCCGGCGGTGGTGGTGCTGATGCACGAGAGCGAGGAGACCGTGTTGCGGGACGCCAACACGATCCGGTACCTGGACGGCCCTTCCTTCTACGACGTGGCCCCCGACGACGAGGCCACGGCCCCGGCATGA
- a CDS encoding class I SAM-dependent methyltransferase, with amino-acid sequence MPTTTYTETARAWVARWDRQQETFLPQREEQFTALIDVVEEISERPDPLILDLGCGPGSLGARILDRIPGATVISVDADPLLIELGRAAYADVPGLRFADVDLRNTDWADNLDLDRQPDAALSTTALHWLHPATLTSLYAGLAELLRPGGILVNCDELERDRGASPVLSHLDRALLRRSKGRLRSHEDADSWYGWWEEVQAEPVFAAAVAERRRRGYDGENHSDLSAAFDIHLRALEQAGFSEVGTIWQHGEVRLLCGVVDSPKNVVPGDEPHTHNHAHDDAGTTP; translated from the coding sequence ATGCCGACCACCACGTATACCGAGACGGCCCGCGCATGGGTCGCACGCTGGGACCGCCAGCAGGAAACCTTTCTACCGCAGCGCGAGGAACAGTTCACCGCGCTGATCGACGTGGTCGAGGAGATCAGCGAGCGACCCGACCCGCTGATACTTGACCTCGGATGCGGCCCCGGCTCCCTCGGGGCCCGCATCCTCGACCGCATCCCCGGCGCGACCGTCATTTCCGTGGACGCCGACCCGCTCCTGATCGAGCTGGGGCGTGCAGCGTACGCGGATGTACCGGGGCTCCGGTTCGCCGACGTGGACCTCCGCAACACCGACTGGGCGGACAACCTGGACCTCGACCGGCAGCCCGACGCCGCACTGAGCACCACCGCGCTGCACTGGCTCCACCCCGCGACACTGACATCGCTGTACGCCGGTCTCGCTGAGCTGCTGCGTCCCGGTGGCATCCTGGTCAACTGCGACGAGCTTGAACGCGACCGGGGGGCCTCACCTGTCCTTTCGCACCTCGACCGCGCGCTGCTCAGGCGCAGCAAGGGCCGGCTCCGGTCGCACGAGGACGCCGACAGCTGGTACGGCTGGTGGGAGGAGGTGCAGGCGGAGCCCGTTTTCGCTGCGGCGGTGGCCGAGCGGCGGCGACGCGGGTACGACGGCGAGAACCACAGCGATCTCTCCGCGGCCTTCGACATCCACCTCCGAGCCCTCGAACAGGCTGGCTTCTCAGAGGTCGGTACGATCTGGCAGCACGGCGAGGTCCGGCTGCTGTGCGGTGTGGTCGACTCCCCAAAGAACGTGGTGCCGGGCGACGAGCCGCACACGCACAACCACGCTCACGACGACGCGGGGACCACGCCGTGA
- a CDS encoding cysteine hydrolase family protein, whose product MTGGGTRLLGPTPRNSWRASADEVDLCRLVLPAQPVTVPAKPQRLRLDLARTALVVVDMQNDFCAPEGWLASIGLDVSGAESLAAAIAGMLPPLRDAGVPVIWLNWGSRPDRVNIPPNVLHAYDLAGTGGGIGSVLPGADTPVLQEGSWGAAVVDDLRPVDGDIHVTKHRMSGFFDTPLDSILRNLRVDTLLFTGVNADQCVLATLTDAACLGYDTVLLEDGVATTSPDFCLQATLYNVERCFGFVTRGDSLVSALADLGIEK is encoded by the coding sequence GTGACGGGGGGCGGGACCAGGCTCCTTGGCCCCACCCCGCGCAACAGTTGGCGGGCCTCGGCCGATGAGGTCGACCTGTGCCGGCTCGTGCTACCCGCTCAGCCTGTGACCGTGCCCGCCAAGCCCCAGCGCCTCCGCCTCGACCTAGCCCGCACGGCTCTGGTCGTCGTCGACATGCAGAACGACTTCTGCGCACCCGAGGGCTGGCTTGCGTCCATCGGTCTCGACGTGTCCGGTGCCGAGAGCCTCGCCGCCGCGATCGCCGGGATGCTGCCCCCGCTGCGTGACGCGGGCGTGCCGGTGATCTGGCTGAACTGGGGCAGCCGCCCGGACCGCGTGAACATCCCGCCGAACGTTCTGCACGCCTATGATCTGGCCGGCACGGGCGGCGGCATCGGCTCGGTCCTTCCCGGCGCCGACACCCCGGTGCTGCAGGAGGGCAGCTGGGGAGCAGCCGTGGTGGATGACCTACGGCCGGTGGACGGTGACATCCACGTCACCAAGCACCGGATGAGCGGCTTCTTCGACACCCCGTTGGACTCGATCCTGCGTAACCTCCGGGTGGACACCCTTCTGTTCACGGGCGTCAACGCGGACCAGTGCGTACTTGCGACCCTGACAGACGCGGCCTGCCTGGGCTACGACACAGTGCTGCTGGAGGACGGAGTTGCCACCACGTCCCCCGATTTCTGCCTCCAGGCCACGCTTTACAACGTCGAGCGCTGCTTCGGCTTCGTCACTCGCGGAGATAGCCTCGTCTCCGCTCTCGCGGACCTCGGGATCGAGAAGTGA
- a CDS encoding allene oxide cyclase barrel-like domain-containing protein — MRHFKHVGLSTAIGLAALLACSQPASAFSSTGAVSMQATQLIARQTQTSFIDVDGSSGPSQGDEIVVSGDLLRNSVPVGNYGEVCTMTRTAPDDEFDLQCTGSLLLAEGDITFQGRFTSTAAGPGDIKFAITGGTGEYREATGYIQAVNVSATDTQLNLNLSH, encoded by the coding sequence GTGCGTCACTTCAAGCATGTCGGTCTGAGCACGGCCATCGGCTTGGCTGCCCTCCTTGCTTGCTCTCAGCCGGCATCGGCTTTCAGCAGTACCGGTGCCGTGTCTATGCAGGCCACCCAGCTGATCGCGCGACAGACCCAGACCAGTTTCATTGATGTGGACGGGTCATCTGGGCCCAGCCAAGGGGACGAAATCGTCGTCAGCGGCGATCTCCTCCGTAACAGCGTCCCGGTCGGCAACTACGGTGAGGTCTGCACAATGACCCGCACCGCCCCTGATGATGAGTTCGACCTGCAGTGCACGGGCTCTCTTCTCCTGGCCGAGGGAGACATCACCTTCCAAGGCCGGTTCACCTCTACCGCTGCCGGCCCCGGCGACATCAAGTTCGCGATCACCGGAGGCACCGGGGAGTACCGCGAAGCCACCGGCTACATCCAAGCCGTCAACGTCAGTGCCACAGATACGCAGCTCAACCTCAACCTCAGCCACTGA
- a CDS encoding HNH endonuclease family protein — protein MRTRERRSILTTLVAAATTALTIFGTTPAQAALPTPVSAATARSYLASLTVSAEHSRTGYSRDLFPHWITISGTCDTRETVLKRDGTSVVTNSSCTATSGSWYSPYDGATWSAASDVDIDHLIPLAEAWDSGADNWTTSKRQALANDLTRPQLLAVTDNVNQSKGDQDPATWWPSRTAYRCTYARAWVQVKYYYGLSVDSAEKSALSSVLNGC, from the coding sequence ATGCGCACCAGAGAGCGCCGCAGCATCCTCACCACCCTCGTAGCAGCCGCCACCACTGCCCTCACCATCTTCGGCACCACCCCCGCACAGGCAGCACTGCCCACCCCGGTCAGCGCTGCCACCGCCCGCTCCTACCTTGCCTCCCTAACCGTGTCAGCCGAGCACTCCAGAACCGGCTACAGCCGCGACCTGTTCCCCCACTGGATCACCATCAGCGGCACCTGCGACACCCGCGAGACCGTCCTCAAGCGCGACGGCACGAGCGTCGTCACCAACTCCTCCTGTACCGCCACAAGTGGCAGCTGGTACTCCCCCTACGACGGAGCCACCTGGTCCGCCGCCTCCGATGTCGACATCGACCACCTCATCCCCCTCGCCGAGGCGTGGGATTCGGGCGCCGACAACTGGACCACGTCCAAGCGGCAGGCGCTCGCCAACGACCTCACCCGCCCCCAACTGCTCGCGGTCACCGACAACGTCAACCAGTCCAAAGGCGACCAGGACCCCGCCACCTGGTGGCCCTCCCGCACCGCCTACCGCTGCACCTACGCCCGTGCCTGGGTCCAGGTGAAGTACTACTACGGACTCTCGGTCGACTCCGCCGAGAAAAGCGCCCTGTCCTCAGTCCTCAACGGTTGCTGA